From Bacillota bacterium, one genomic window encodes:
- a CDS encoding winged helix-turn-helix transcriptional regulator codes for MDEFLGILKALADETRLKIVTLLLSHDFCVGALAKRLDISEAAVSQHLQVLRKAGVVRGEKRGYYTHYWVDREVLKKAAEKLLELASRIPDCEDGCRKHMPGEHQCCRKEGQNDV; via the coding sequence ATGGACGAATTCCTGGGAATTTTAAAAGCCCTGGCGGATGAAACACGGCTCAAAATTGTTACTCTGCTTTTAAGCCATGATTTTTGTGTAGGTGCATTGGCAAAGCGGCTTGATATTTCGGAAGCTGCTGTATCCCAGCATCTGCAGGTGTTAAGAAAGGCTGGAGTTGTGAGGGGTGAAAAGCGGGGATACTACACGCATTATTGGGTTGACCGGGAAGTACTGAAAAAGGCAGCTGAAAAGCTATTGGAATTGGCATCCCGAATACCGGATTGTGAAGACGGCTGCCGTAAACATATGCCAGGAGAACATCAATGCTGTAGAAAGGAGGGGCAAAACGATGTGTGA